The genomic DNA cAAGTTGAACCAAGTAGAGTTCGAGCCTGAAAAATTACTCATGACCAAGCTCTACCTTTAGAGCTCAAAACGAGCAGAGCTCAAGCTCGGCTTAAGTCGCTTATGTCCCTACCAATCACATTGTGAACCATAATAATTAAATATGGGTTATTTAGAGTCTTTAatatcgtttttttttttaatcagtATGGTCATAAAAATTTTCTCAAGAGTCATATTCCTGTAGAAAGAAAAAACAAGTATGGAAACGACTTTTTTTACTAGCTAACTCATAAATCCTCTAGTCATACTCCTAAATCTACACATTTGTCCAATATGAAACTTGATCCCTCAACGGCTCAACCTCATAGGAAGGAAGACCATTTCTATACATTTTTAAGCAACTGTTTCTTTATCTTTAAGTGCACTTAGACCTTGTTTATTTGAGTTTGTAAAGTATGATATGGGCATCAAATAATAACAGAAGTGATATTTTATTAGTATATCAATAACTGATCCTGTTTATTAGTATAACAAATGACCCTACACAAAAGAATAGAACATAGACTATAGAGACCAATTTTCACACACTAGACCATATTATTATCTATCTATCAATATATTTATTAAAGTAAATCCCAGCTAAATTTAGGGTGTATTGTATTTGATGGTGGTGCTGGCAAAGGTGTGGGCATGGAATCAAAGGTCTCCCATTTTGTAGTCACCACAACTTCCCCTGATGTGGATGGCTGTCGCGGTTTTGGCACCGCTGGAATCGACGAAAAATTCCCAACTGACCGTCTCGAATTAGGAAATGACCGCGGCCAGTCAGTGTTTGAACTTCCATGTTCTTGGTTTCGCGAAGCCGGCTGTTCCTGGACTTGACTCGAGTTTTTAATCTTTAAAACGTCTAGAGTTTCCACGTACTTTTGAACCCTTTTCACCTGCATTTTTCTCTGTAGTTTTACATCTCCTTCCGCGATTATTTCGTCCAGTTTCAGTAGTTGGTTCATCAATAACTCGATCAGAACTAACAACGTCTTCTCCGCCACTTTCCCCCCTTTCGAGATAACTGATTCGTGCGCCGACACCTGCCCCACGTACAAAATCGCAACCATTAGGATTTTACATcatcaaaattttcatttttctaaCCCGAGTGTTAGCGGGTTTATTGTAATTATCATCTGTATATCAGATAAAATATATTGAGTTagatgtcattttagtccctgtgctttgggtcattttgccagtttagtccaaaggttttattttgtgggtccaaaaaggtttcatcgttgctattttagtccactgggttaacttcgtCCATTTTTTCTCTTCATGAGAaaggcaattcagtcattttatatgtaattctgttaactagaagggcaatgcagccatataaaatgaccgaattgaccttctcgttaacagaaaaaatggataaagttaacccagtggacgaaaatggcaacggtaaaacctttttggacctacaggtgaaaaatgaaacctttggactaaactgacaaaatggcgtAAACCATAGGGAATAAAATGTCATTTAACTCAAATATATTAGGTATTAGTTATGTTACCTTTTTAATTGATCACTATTCTGTTCCTTTTATATATAGTTGATTAATAATACATAATAACTGGTCGGGTTTTCATTATTTTTACACGGTGTACCTGGCCAGCGAGTCTATCGACCTCCAAACTAATCTCCGAAATCGCTTTAGCAGCCTTCTCCATCATTGCATTCTTCCTCATCTCGACGTACCGCCTTTCTTGGCTAATCGGGTCTTCCACCAACACCATTTTCGACCGATCCTTCACACCGACAACATCCAAAAATGTTTTCGAGCTCCTCTCTTTATTCTTGTACATAAGTTTTTGATCTTCATGGTGTAATCCTGTCGGGCCCGATAACATCTTCTTCAATTcccctgaaaaaaaaaaaaaaaacaaacaaacaaacaaacgtaCCTAGTAAAATCTCAGAAAACACTCGAATTTTAAACAAAACGTATTTAACTTTTATAACAACTTTTTTACCGAATGTAGCTTGAGAACTAATATTGATTTCGTGGTATATAGACCCGTATTTCACACGAACTCTAATAGTTAGCGGGTTGTGTTCGTCATTCGGATCTCGTTTCTGGACCAGCATTCCTCCGGGCCGGACCTCCCATTCACCGGTGGCCCGGGAACTCAAATCGGGGTCGGTTGCGGTGGTCCTCATGGGCATCATCTTTGATCTAACCAAAGTATACAAGGCTCAGATCAAAGTATTGACCTGACAAGTGACAACAATTGGTGTCACCAAAATCATAAATAGTGGCAATAACATTAACAGTTTTTTGTTAATGTTTTTGAGAGAGTGTGTGGAGATCTGTTGGGGAAATTAAGAAAATCTAAGGCTGAGATCTTGGAAGTAGGAAAGTGGGTAAACTAAAACTAAAATGAATAATAATATATTTGAGGGAGGTATACTCGGTCTTGAAGGAAAGTATGAGAGAGATGATATGAAAACTTAGATTAAATGAATGGGCGGCGAAATTATATGTACAATTATATGGAAAAAAAGTGATACGCGTTATATGCAAATTTTAGATTTCATACCTAATTATTAAAATTTATACCTACTAATTTAAAACTTTATTATAACTTTGTACTTTTTATATGGAGAGTCATTTATATTAAGGGTTAGATCTTGTAGAACATTATGGtgtaattattttaatattaaataaaaactcATGTATTATATGAGATCTGTCCATAAGGTTTTTAGACCAATAGATACTGAGTTCGATTCTCACAATGGAGTTTTCCCAATGGCTTTTCCACTAAATTGATGTAtatgcattatgcctagtggagacggatatgatcgggtggttccactggtggcacgatgattCTCCAGTTGACCGTCAGtaatccaaatttgtcgttcaaaaaaaaattaacaaaatattacattaaatagttattaataaGTGGAAAAAAGGAAATTGTTGAGagaagaaatattaaataaataagaaagaAGCAGAAAAATTATAATTTATTATTACTATTTAATAGAAATAGAAATgtcaatgatctctagatcaagtgatGCAAGGCTTGCATTTCTTTTAAGAGATACAGGTTTAACTTCCACTTAATGTAGAGTGAGGCACCGGTGGCCAATAATATATAGGAGACCTAGGGAAAtctgggttcgatccttgagccaaacgtgTTTTACCGGTAACTTCACCGTCGTGCCTatgggcgggtgggttaccgagTTTTCcctggaattggtggtggactcgggttactcttaGAATACTCCGTTTGATCCGGTGGGCGCACCGAAAGTGCTCGGTattgattctgttggccgttaaaaaaatagGAAATAGATACGGGAAAACATTGATTTATACTATTATTTAATAGGATATAGATGCGAGAAAATTAGGGTGAGGAGACATCAGAAAGTGACACGCATGGGCGCAGCTTAACTAGGGCGGGAGGGGGCAGCCGACCCCCCctcccccgaacttttcgctcaatagTGGAAAATATTTAGTTTTCGTGTacaaattttttggtatatacgttttcgaccccgcgattttatagaattttttaggtccGATGACTTCTGCTCCCCGGATgtaaatctcaagcttcgccactggtgacacgtgtcgtcaaaaaagattttatttattatattgtataaataaatataaatatagatTCAAAGTTTTTATAGGTAACAAGATTTTTTATAAACGAAACTTTTATATAAAAATGAAGTAAAAAATTTCCTAGAGAATTCTTTTAATGGTATATATTTTCTGAAGAAAGCATGTCAAATGGGGTTGTAGCGGACAAATTAGAATGAAAAAAAATAATCC from Helianthus annuus cultivar XRQ/B chromosome 7, HanXRQr2.0-SUNRISE, whole genome shotgun sequence includes the following:
- the LOC110869267 gene encoding BAG family molecular chaperone regulator 2, which translates into the protein MMPMRTTATDPDLSSRATGEWEVRPGGMLVQKRDPNDEHNPLTIRVRVKYGSIYHEINISSQATFGELKKMLSGPTGLHHEDQKLMYKNKERSSKTFLDVVGVKDRSKMVLVEDPISQERRYVEMRKNAMMEKAAKAISEISLEVDRLAGQVSAHESVISKGGKVAEKTLLVLIELLMNQLLKLDEIIAEGDVKLQRKMQVKRVQKYVETLDVLKIKNSSQVQEQPASRNQEHGSSNTDWPRSFPNSRRSVGNFSSIPAVPKPRQPSTSGEVVVTTKWETFDSMPTPLPAPPSNTIHPKFSWDLL